The sequence below is a genomic window from Lelliottia sp. JS-SCA-14.
AGGCCTCGTACCGGATAAAAAACGTAAGCGCAGGACACCGGGAAATCGTCAGCCGCTGACCAGGGTCAGTGAAAACAATCAGGTCTGGAGCGCTGATTTTAAAGGCAAGTTCAGACTGCTGAGCAGGGAGTACTGCCATCCCTTCACCCTGACCGATAACCACAGCCGGTATCTCCTGAGCTGTCGCGGAACAGACCGGGAGAGCGAGCCGTTCGTCCGACAGTGCCTGACGGAGGCGTTCCTGGAATACGGGCTCCCGGATGTGCTCAGAACCGACAACGGCCAGCCGTTCGCCGGGACGGGTATCGCCGGATTAAGCCGTCTTGCGGTCTGGCTGATAAAGCTGGGTGTCAGGCCGGAGCGTATCCGGCTGGGACATCCGGAGGAGAACGGACGTCATGAACGCATGCACCGTTCGCTGAAGAGCGCCCTGCGGCATGGCAATACCTTCATGACGATGGAAGAGCAGCAGCGCTGGTTCAGCCATTACCGGGAAGAGTTTAACTACGAAAGGCCGCATGAAGCCCTGGCGGGCGCAACGCCCGGAACGGTGTGGCAACCCTCAGGCCGGCAGTGGGATGGCAGGGTTCCTGAATACGCTTATCCGGCAGGGGGTATGGTGTACAGAGTCAAATCGAGGGGCACGCTGTATATGGGTAAAAAGGGGACGGTGTTCCTGAGTGAAGCCCTGACTGGCGAATGCATTATGCTGGAAGAACAGGATGATGGCCTGGAGGCCATCATCTTTAATGGAATAACGCTTGCGTACTACGACCGAAAAACCGAGAGTGTGGTCCGGATAGACTAGAAAGTGTTACCTATGTTCCCGGTCTGATCTGTCACCTATGTATCCGGTCATACACTTCGCTTACCGGGCCTACAAAACCGTAGGCCGGGTAAGGCGCAGCCGCCACCCGGCGAAAAAGCGCCACCGGGCTTTTGTTACTGACTATCCTTCTGGATCTTCTTAATGATGTTGGTGGTTGAACACCCGTCCTCAAAGTTGAGCACCATCACTTCGCCGCCATTGGCCCAGACCTCTTCGCTACCCGCAATCTGCTCTGGCTTATAATCGCCGCCTTTCACCAGCAGATCCGGCAGGATGCCGGCAATCAGACGCTGCGGCGTGTCTTCTTCAAAGGAGACAACCCAGTCGACGGCTTCCAGCGCGCCGAGCACAATCATGCGCTGCTCCAGCGGATTCACCGGACGCGTTTCGCCCTTCAGACGTTTGGTCGATGCATCGCTGTTCACCGCGACAATCAGGCGATCGCCGAGCTTGCGCGCATTCGCCAGATACGAAACGTGGCCCGCGTGCAGAATGTCGAACACGCCGTTGGTCATCACCACTTTCTCGCCGCGCTTACGCGCCGCCGCGACGGCGGTTTTCAGCTCGTCTTCACTCATCACGCCAAAACCGGTATCCGCACGACCGCGCACCGCGTTTTCCAGCTCGATCGGTGACACGGTAGACGTCCCGAGTTTACCGACAACCACGCCCGCCGCCGCGTTCGCGAAGTAGCAAGCTTCTTCGAGGGAATTGCCCGCCGCCAGCGTTGCCGCCAGCACGCCAATCACCGTATCGCCCGCACCGGTCACGTCGTAAACTTCCTGTGCCTGGGTCGGCATATGCAGCGGTGGCTTGCCCGGCTGCAGCAGCGTCATGCCCTGCTCAGAGCGCGTCACCAGCAGCGCGGAGAAGTCGAAATCGGCGATGATTTTCATCCCGCGTTCAACGATCTCTTCTTCGTTTTTGCACTTACCCGCCACCGCTTCAAACTCAGACAGGTTTGGCGTCAGCAGCGTCGCACCGCGATAGCGCTCGAAATCGGTCCCTTTCGGGTCGATCAGCACCGGAACGCCCGCTTTACGCGCCAGCTGGATCATCTGCTGTACGCTGGCGAGCGCGCCTTTGGCGTAGTCAGACAGCACCAGCGCGCCGATATTGCCCAGCGCCTGTGCGATACGCTCGTGCAGCGGCTCAGGATCGACGCCTTCAAAACCTTCTTCAAAGTCGAGGCGGATCAGCTGCTGGTTGCGGGAGAGCACGCGCAGTTTGGTGATGGTCGGATGCGTCGGCACGGAAACGAAGTCGCATTTCACGTTGACTTCGGTCAGCGTTTTGCTGAGCGCGCGCGCCGCATCATCAATGCCGGTCAGCCCGACCAGACGGGAATGCGCGCCGAGAGAAGCAATGTTCATCGCCACGTTGGCCGCGCCGCCAGGACGCTCTTCAATGGTATCGACCTTAACGACCGGGACCGGGGCTTCCGGCGAGATGCGGCTGGTTGGCCCGTACCAGTAGCGGTCCAGCATCACATCACCGACAACCATAACCCCAGCACGTTCAAACTCTGGCAGTGTTACTTTCATTCCTGACTCCAGAAAGATTCACAATTTGCGCGCGATAATATCACACTTGTTTCGATACGCACGGCTCCACCAGCCACTTCTGCCAGCTGGTACGAACACGTTCTCGCTCGATGTTAAAACATTCCGGCGCCACATGGCCCGGCTGTTCCTGTAACGCCAGATGATGCAATTCATCGCGCAGCGTGGTGTAAGCGTGGGTCAACGCCTGCGCTTCCTGCTCATCCATAATGTCGTTTTGCGCCAGCAGTTCCAGAATGCGCACGTTATCAGACCAGCGCGTCAGCTTCGGCTTGTCATGCGCATGACGGAGCACCAGGTACTGGGTAATAAACTCGATATCGGTGATCCCGCCCTCATCGGCTTTGATATCAAAGCGATCGCGATGTTTGTTGCCCAGATGGGCGCGCATTTTCTCGCGCATTTCGCGCACGTCGGTCTGCAACTTTTCGCCCTCGCGCGTCGCGGTCAGGACATCGCGGCGAATCGCGTCGAACTGCGTTTTCAGCTGCGGATCGCCGTACACCACGCGAGCGCGCACCAGCGCCTGATGCTCCCACGTCCATGCCTCGTTTTGCTGATAATCCGCAAAAGATTCAGTGGAAGTGACTAACATGCCCGCCGCGCCGGACGGACGCAGTCTTGCATCCACTTCGTACAAAATCCCGGACGACGTTCGGGTGCTGAAGAGGTGCATAATGCGCTGCGCCAGGCGCAGGTAGAACTGACGCCCGTCGATTTCCCGCTCGCCGTCGGTCATGACATCAACCGGGCAATCGTGAAGGAAGATCAGATCCAGATCGGAGCTGTAACCCAGCTCCCAGCCGCCCAGTTTGCCGTAGCCGACCACGGCAAAACCGCGGCCTTCGCGATCCGCCAGATGTTTCGGCTGGCCGTAGCGCACCACCATCTGCCCCCAGGCCTGCTGGACCACCGCGTCGATGATCGCTTCCGCAAGCCAGGTGAGATGGTCGCTGACTTTCATCACGGGCAGGGTTCCGGCGATATCCGCCGCCGCCACGCGCAGCATCTGCGCCTGCTTAAACTGGCGCAGCGCCTCGAGCTGTTGCTCTTCGTCCTCTTCCGGCACACGCAGCAGATACTGGCGCAGCTCATCGCGATAGGCATCCATCGCCGTCGGCTGATAGAGCGTATTCGGGTCGAGCAGTTCGTCCAGCAGCAGCGGATAGCGCGCGAGTTTACTGGCCACCATCGGCGACGCGGCGCAGAGCGAAATCAGGTGTTTGAGCGCGCCGGGGAATTCGCTCAGGAGTTCAAGATAAGTCGTGCGGGTGATAATCCCGGTGAGCAGCGGCGTCAGGCGCGATAGCGGGATCGGCGCATCCGCCCGCGAGCAGACGTTGCTCAGCAGATGCGGCATCAGGTGATCGAGCACCTGTCGCCCGCGCGGCCCGATGGCGCGTTTGTTCATTTCCATGCGAAAATCTGCGATGAGCGCCACCACGCGATGGCGGTCGTCATCGCTCAAATGCGCCAGCACCGGCGTGGTGTCGTCCTCCTGCAGCGCATCCTGCCACAGTTCGCGCCAGTGTTCGGACAGGGTATCGTCCGCCGATTCGGCTTCGTCATCGCCAATCAAATCGTTGAAGATCCGCCGCACGCCCGCCATATGGGCGTCGAGCTGTTCGGTCAGTTTTTGCCAGTCGTCAACGCGCATCCCCCAGGCCAGACGCGCCCGGTTGAGATCGTCGCCCGGCAGGGTCTGGGTCTGTTCGTCGTTGATACTTTGCAGCAGGTTTTCGAGACGACGCAAATAGAGATAGGCATCGTGCAGGGTTTGTGCATCGCCTTCCGGCAGTAAATGCAGTTGTTCGATGGCGTTCAGCGTCGGGAGCAGCGAACGGGATTGCAGGGACGGCTCGCGCCCGCCGCGGATCAGCTGGAAGACCTGAACGATAAACTCAATTTCACGGATACCGCCCGCGCCGAGTTTGATGTTGTCTTTCAGGCTCCGACGACGCACCTCGCGGGCAATCATCCCTTTCATGTTGCGCAGGGACTGAATGACGCTGAAATCGATATAGCGGCGGAAAACGAACGGGCGCAGCATGGCGCGCAGCTCATCGGCGTAAACGTCGCCGTTATCGCCCATGATCCGCGCTTTCACCATCGCGTAGCGCTCCCAGTCGCGGCCCTGCTCCTGGTAATAATCTTCCAGCGCGGCAAAGCTCAGCACCAGCGGACCGCTGTCGCCGAACGGACGCAGGCGCATATCCACGCGATAGACGAAACCGTCCTGAGTCGGCTGGTCCAGCGCCTTAATCAGCCGCTGACCGAGGCGGGTAAAGAACTGCGCGTTATCGAGCTCGCGGCGTCCGCCGCGGGTTGCGCCCTTTTCCGGCCAGGCGAAGATCAGGTCGATATCCGACGAGAAATTCAGCTCGCCGCCGCCCAGTTTCCCCATGCCCAAAATCATCAGCGGCTGCGGCGTGCCCTCTTCGCTGCACGGCGTGCCCCACTCTTTGCAGCAGGCGTCGTACAGCCAGTCGCGCGCGGCCACAATCAGCGTTTCTGCAAGAACGCTAAGTTGCTGCAGGGTGCTCTCTTCGCTCACCAGCTCCAGCGACTGCGCCCAGGCGATACGCACCATCACGCGGCGGCGGAACTGGCGCAAAACGCGCATCAGCGTCGGCTCATCGTTCACCTCTGCCAGCGCGTCGCTCAGCCACTGCGCATAGTGCTGCCACTCGTCGGCCTGCGGCGGTGCCGCTTCCAGTTCAGCCAGCCAGTCAGGATTCGCGGTGATGCTCTCCTGGACAAAATCACTAAAAGTAAGCACTTGCTGCGCCTGCTCACTGAGTGAGTCGGCGGGTAATGATTCCGGCAGACGCGCACAAACCGTCTGCCAGTGCTGCGTGAGCTGTGAAGAAAGCGGCATTATCGGGTTCCTTGCCTGAGTTAACGTTTTCCGCTGTGCAGCCAGAACGGCTCTTGCGAAATAGCCTCATTGCGGAAATGTTCAATTTCAATACGCTGGCGCGTTTCAATGGCATGGCGAAGCCCCTGCCAGTTCTCCAGCCACGCCTGCGCTTTCGGGCCGTCATAGCTCCCCGCCAGCAGCAGAACGCTGTCGATATCGCGGTTCAGACGCACCAGCTGATCGCTGTACTGATCGCCAAGCGGGCGGTCAAAAATGGTTTTCAGCTCCGAGTTGCTGCGGGAGAGATGCGTATCGGCGAAACGCTTGAATGAGTCGGCGATTTTCTTCTGGGTTTTGTCATCCAGAAAACGCTGCCAGCCGCGCGTCACCAGAAACTCAGTCAACGCCAGTTTGGCGGCTGCAGTTTGCGGGCTGTAGACCGCCGTCTCAGCAGAGACGTCCGTCGCCATCAGGGTTTCGGTCTGGGTCAGGAAATCACGTAAGTGAGCGCTCGCTTTACGCGGCACCACACCGCCAAACAGGGTCAGGGTACTGCGCACCAGGCCCATCGCCGCAATCACATGTTTTTTCGCTTCGCTCACGCCGCGCACCCACAGCTCTTCGTGGTATTGCCACTGGCTCAGAGCCAGCTCCAGCGAGGCTTCCAGCCCCTGCTCGACGCTGGATTTGGGTGCCACGTGCAGAAGGGTGGTGGCTTTCACCTGACGCGGCGCATTGCCCGCCGCCAGATGGTACCCGCGCGCGGCTTTGCTGAGGCTGCCCTGACGCAGGCCAGACTGGCCCACCAGCTTACGCGCCAGCTTCAGCACGTCGTCGGCGTTGCCTTCCAGCAGTTCAAGTTCCAGCTCGCAAATCGGCTCCTGGAACTCGCCCGCTTTCACTTCGCCCAGATCGAGGGCAATCTCAATGCGACTTTTCCCTTCGTTCACCAGCCACTTTTCGCGCCAGAAATCGGTGCTGAACAGCGGCTGCACCTGGTCTGACAGCCCGTCCGGCAGTTCGCCGTTCGGCCAGACGTCTGCCGGAAGTCGACTCAATTCAAGTTCTGGTTTTTCAATGTCGATATTATATTCAGGGCGCTGATGTAAACCGCCGACCACACGCCCGGCAATTTTCATCGTCATCTCGTAGCGCCCATTCGCGCCACGAATGCGCAGCCCCATATCATGGCTACGCAGCCAGTTATCGGCGGTTTCGTAATAGATATTAAGGAGTTGAACCGGTTCGTGATGTTCAGCGTTCAGCTGATTCAGATGGGTTCGCAGCGCATCGACGCTGCCCTTTTCGACGATAAATTTTAGTTCGATTTCTTGTGCCATAGCCCTGTACTTTCGGTTGCGTCACAGCCGCGTCAATGAAGGCGAACTTCCTCGCCATTTGTTTGTCAGTACATAGTATTTTGCGCCAAATTGCCACGCAATGAGCAATTTGACGGGCGTAAAAGTTTAACGCGGTGGCACAGATGATTCCGATAGCTGATGCGAATGCTTTGCGTGGAGACACTGTTGCCACTACTATCGTTCCACTTTTTATGAAAATAACGACTAATGATGCTTAAATTACGCCTGATTGGACTGACTTTACTTGCTTTCAGCGCCGCGACCGCGGTCCATGCTGAAGAGAAACGTTATGTTTCTGACGAATTAAACACCTGGGTACGTAGCGGCCCTGGAGACAATTATCGCCTCGTGGGCACGGTGAATGCCGGCGAGGAAGTGGTTCTGTTACAGACAAATCAGGACAGTAATTACGGTCAGGTGCGCGACAGCACGGGCCGTACGTCGTGGATCCCGCTTAAACAGCTGAGTAATGTGCCTAGCCTGCGCACCCGCGTGCCGGATCTGGAAAATCAGGTCAAAACCCTGACCGACAAACTGACCAACATCGACACCACCTGGAACCAGCGCACGGCCGAAATGCAGCAGAAAGTGGCCCAGAGCGACAGCGTGATCAACGGCCTGAAAGAAGAGAACCAGAAGCTGAAAAACGAGCTGATTGTGGCGCAGAAGAAAGTGAGCGCCGCCAATCTGCAGCTCGATGACAAACAGCGCACCATCATTATGCAGTGGTTTATGTATGGCGGTGGCGTGCTGGGCGTGGGTCTGTTCCTCGGTCTGGTGCTGCCACATCTGATCCCGAGCCGTAAGCGTAAAGATCGCTGGATGAACTAATTCGTCTTCTCTGCCAGACTTACGTATTATCTGGTCAAAAGAGAATTCGGGAGTTCAGGCGTGAAGATTTATCTGGTCGGTGGTGCGGTTCGTGATGCGTTGTTAGGTCTGCCGGTCAAAGATAAAGACTGGGTTGTGGTGGGTGCCACGCCCGAAGAGATGCTTAACGCGGGCTACCAGCAGGTAGGCCGCGATTTTCCCGTGTTTCTTCACCCTAAAAGCCGCGAAGAGTACGCCCTGGCGCGCACGGAGCGTAAAGCCGGTTTCGGTTATACCGGTTTTACCTGCTATGCCGCGCCGGACGTCACGCTGGAGCAGGATCTGCTGCGCCGCGATCTGACCATCAACGCCCTGGCGCAGGACGATGACGGCCAGATCGTCGATGCCTACGGCGGCCAGGCCGATCTGCAAAACCGAATTTTACGCCACGTCTCCCCGGCCTTCTCTGAAGACCCGCTCCGCGTCCTGCGCGTGGCGCGTTTTGCTGCCCGCTACGCCCATCTGAGTTTCCGCATTGCCGATGAAACCATGGCCTTAATGACCGCCATGACCGACGCGGGCGAGCTGGAACATCTCACGCCGGAACGGGTGTGGAAAGAGACGGAAAACGCCCTCACGACGCGCAATCCGCAGGTCTTTTTCCAGGTGCTCCGCGACTGCGGCGCGCTGAAGGTACTGTTCCCGGAGATCGACGCCCTGTTTGGCGTTCCGGCCCCGGCGAAGTGGCATCCGGAAATCGATACCGGTATTCATACCCTGATGACCTTAAGCATGGCGGCGATGCTCAGCCCGGAGGTGGACGTACGTTTCGCCACGCTCTGTCACGATCTGGGTAAAGGCTTAACCCCGAAAGCGCTTTGGCCTCGTCATCACGGGCACGGCCCGGCGGGCGTCAAACTGGTGGAAAACATCTGCCTGCGCCTGCGGGTGCCCAACGAGATCCGCGATCTGGCAAAACTGGTCGCTGAATTCCACGACCTGATCCACACCTTCCCGATCCTGAAACCGGCCACCATCGTCAAGCTGTTCGACAGCATTGACGCCTGGCGCAAACCGCAGCGCGTCGAGCAGATCGCGCTCACCAGCGAAGCGGACGTGCGCGGGCGCACCGGTTTTGAAGCCTGTGATTATCCGCAGGGCCGTTTGCTGCGTGAAGCCTGGGAAATTGCGAAAGCGGTGCCGACGAAAGCGGTGGTGGAAGCTGGATTTAAAGGCCCGGCAATCCGCGACGAGTTAACCAAACGCCGGATTCAGGCCGTAACAGACTGGAAGGAAACGCGTTGCCCTCAGCCGAAAGACTGAGGGCAGTGGCTCAGAAGAAGACCACGTAAACGGCCGCTGCCACGATGAAGCGGTAGATCGCAAACGGAATGAAGGAAATACGTTTGATGATCTGCAGGAAGGTTTTGATCGCCACCAGCGCGACCAGGAACGCGGTCACAAAGCCCACGGCGAACATCGGGATATCGCCCGCCGTCAGGAAGTGGTAACTCTTATAGAGATCCAGCGCGGTCGCACCCATCATCATTGGCACCGCCAGCAGGAACGAGAACTCGGACGCCGCGTAGCGACTCACACCCATCAGCATCCCGCCGGAAATCGTCGCCCCTGAACGGGAAAAGCCCGGCCAGAGCGCCAGACACTGGAAGCAGCCAATCATAAACGCCTGACGGTAGGTCATGTCGTCCAGACCCGGCGCTTTCGGCTCTTTCGGTTTCAGCAGTTCGGCGGCAATCAGCAGCACACCGCCAACCACCAGCGCGTACATCACGTTAATCGGGTTAAACAGCGATTTGATCGTGTCGTGGAAAATCAGCCCCAGCACCACCGCCGGCACCATACCGAGCAGGATGTGAATCAGCGTCAGACGGCCTTTACCCTCACCTTCGTGCTGCGGCGGACGGCCAAAGTGAATGCCGATAAGCCCAAACAGGCGACGCCAGAACATCACCACCACGGCCAGAATGGAGCCCAGCTGAATCACCACTTCAAAGGTCTTTGCCGTTTCACCTTCGAAACCGAGCAAATGACCGACGATGATCATGTGTCCGGTACTGGAAACGGGCAAAAATTCCGTCAATCCTTCGACCACACCCAGTATTGCCGCCACCAGCAGCGAGTGTATATCGCTCATCTATTAACCCTTCTAAAAATGTAAAAAACGGCGCACCACAATGGACGCCGTGAAAGAGACAGCTTTAAGACCTGTATATCTAAAAATGGTTTAGCATTTATGACGTTAAATCTTTGCTTTAAGATTTGTGCCACGCTCGATGATCACGCCAACGTTGGCAGCACGCGCCACGGCCCCCGGTTTGCTGAGTTTAATGCGCACCCACGGCGAGTTGAAACGGCTTAACAGCAGATCGGCCACCTCTTCTGCCACACGCTCCACCAGTGCAAAACGTTGTCCTTCGACATGCTTCACTACCGTTTCGCTGATATCGGCATAGCTCAGGCAGTCTTTGACATCATCACTTTTTGCGGCGAGACGGTTATCCCAGCCCATTTCGATATCGAACACCAGCTTCTGCTCGATGGTCTGTTCCCAGTCGTAAACACCAATTGTGGTGATTACCGAAAGTTGCTCTATAAATACAATATCCATCACGACCTGCCTGGTTTTTGGCTAAACCGGATACCACTTCCGGCGAATTATGCGTATTATCCACAGATGCAGAGAATACAGATACATTTTCAAAACGGAACAGCGTTATGAGTGCAATCGCGCCTGGAATGATCTTCCTCGCTTACCTTTGCGGCTCAATCTCCAGCGCCATTCTGGTCTGCCGCATCGCCGGATTGCCTGACCCTCGCGTCAGCGGATCCGGGAATCCAGGGGCGACCAATGTATTACGAATTGGCGGCAAGGGAGCAGCCGTAGCGGTATTGATCTTTGATGTTCTGAAAGGGATGTTACCCGTCTGGGGCGCTTATGCTCTGGGCGTGACGCCGTTCTGGCTGGGGCTTATTGCCATCGCCGCCTGTCTGGGCCACATCTGGCCGGTATTCTTTGGTTTTAAAGGCGGCAAAGGCGTCGCCACCGCGTTCGGCGCGATTGCCCCCATCGGCTGGGATTTAACCGGCGTAATGGCAGGCACCTGGCTGCTGAGCGTGTTGTTGAGCGGCTATTCGTCGCTGGGCGCGATTGTCAGCGCGCTGATCGCCCCGTTCTATGTCTGGTGGTTTAAACCCCAGTTTACCTTCCCCGTTTCCATGCTCTCCTGCCTGATTCTCCTGCGTCATCACGACAACATCCAGCGTCTGTGGCGTCGCCAGGAAACCAAAATCTGGACCAAGTTGAAGAGAAAGAAAAAAGACCCGGAGTAATTCGGGTTTTACGCCTCCATCCATAAGCGTCTCATATGACAAGGTTCATTTCTGCCAGGGCATACTGAAGCAGTAAATGGCGAGCGGATGGATGCAGCATGTTAGCAACCCAGGTCACTGATAACGCGTATAAAGGCTGGCAGGCATCGCTTGCGTTGCAGTTTCGCCACACCCCTGAAAAAACCATCCTGCACTCGGCGCGACACGTCGGCCCGCTCACCGTTCAACGCCCTTTTTATCCCGAAGACGAAACCTGTCATCTCTATTTATTGCACCCGCCCGGTGGGATTGTCGGCGGCGATTCGCTCGATATTTCGGTCGAACTGGCCGCGGATAGCCATGCGCTCATCACCATGCCGGGTGCCAGCAAGTTCTATCGTAGCCAGGGCGCGCCGGCCCTTCTCAATCAACGATTTTTCATTGAAGAGAACGCGACGCTTGAGTGGCTGCCGCAGGACACCATTTTCTTCCCCGGTGCGAACGCCCGGCTTCGCTCCGTATTCCATCTGCATCACTCCAGTACGTTGCTGGCCTGGGAGTTGCTGTGCCTGGGCCGCCCGGTGATCGGCGAGACCTTCAGCCACGGCAGGCTCGACAGCCGACTGGAGGTATGGCTCGACGACGTACCGCTGCTCATTGAGCGCCAGCATCTGGTCGATGGCGATTTAACCCCGGTTGCGAATCACCCGTGGATCGGCACCCTGCTCTGTTATCCGGCGAGCGA
It includes:
- a CDS encoding DDE-type integrase/transposase/recombinase, giving the protein MPWTETRPMQRLEFIRACHAGADSFSALCRLFGISRKTGYKWLQRFEPSDPSSLFDRSRAPHSSSRSVPDDIAGYLTALRQKHPDWGPKKLRMWCLNHAVDFTVPAASTIGDILKREGLVPDKKRKRRTPGNRQPLTRVSENNQVWSADFKGKFRLLSREYCHPFTLTDNHSRYLLSCRGTDRESEPFVRQCLTEAFLEYGLPDVLRTDNGQPFAGTGIAGLSRLAVWLIKLGVRPERIRLGHPEENGRHERMHRSLKSALRHGNTFMTMEEQQRWFSHYREEFNYERPHEALAGATPGTVWQPSGRQWDGRVPEYAYPAGGMVYRVKSRGTLYMGKKGTVFLSEALTGECIMLEEQDDGLEAIIFNGITLAYYDRKTESVVRID
- the hldE gene encoding bifunctional D-glycero-beta-D-manno-heptose-7-phosphate kinase/D-glycero-beta-D-manno-heptose 1-phosphate adenylyltransferase HldE, translated to MKVTLPEFERAGVMVVGDVMLDRYWYGPTSRISPEAPVPVVKVDTIEERPGGAANVAMNIASLGAHSRLVGLTGIDDAARALSKTLTEVNVKCDFVSVPTHPTITKLRVLSRNQQLIRLDFEEGFEGVDPEPLHERIAQALGNIGALVLSDYAKGALASVQQMIQLARKAGVPVLIDPKGTDFERYRGATLLTPNLSEFEAVAGKCKNEEEIVERGMKIIADFDFSALLVTRSEQGMTLLQPGKPPLHMPTQAQEVYDVTGAGDTVIGVLAATLAAGNSLEEACYFANAAAGVVVGKLGTSTVSPIELENAVRGRADTGFGVMSEDELKTAVAAARKRGEKVVMTNGVFDILHAGHVSYLANARKLGDRLIVAVNSDASTKRLKGETRPVNPLEQRMIVLGALEAVDWVVSFEEDTPQRLIAGILPDLLVKGGDYKPEQIAGSEEVWANGGEVMVLNFEDGCSTTNIIKKIQKDSQ
- the glnE gene encoding bifunctional [glutamate--ammonia ligase]-adenylyl-L-tyrosine phosphorylase/[glutamate--ammonia-ligase] adenylyltransferase, with protein sequence MPLSSQLTQHWQTVCARLPESLPADSLSEQAQQVLTFSDFVQESITANPDWLAELEAAPPQADEWQHYAQWLSDALAEVNDEPTLMRVLRQFRRRVMVRIAWAQSLELVSEESTLQQLSVLAETLIVAARDWLYDACCKEWGTPCSEEGTPQPLMILGMGKLGGGELNFSSDIDLIFAWPEKGATRGGRRELDNAQFFTRLGQRLIKALDQPTQDGFVYRVDMRLRPFGDSGPLVLSFAALEDYYQEQGRDWERYAMVKARIMGDNGDVYADELRAMLRPFVFRRYIDFSVIQSLRNMKGMIAREVRRRSLKDNIKLGAGGIREIEFIVQVFQLIRGGREPSLQSRSLLPTLNAIEQLHLLPEGDAQTLHDAYLYLRRLENLLQSINDEQTQTLPGDDLNRARLAWGMRVDDWQKLTEQLDAHMAGVRRIFNDLIGDDEAESADDTLSEHWRELWQDALQEDDTTPVLAHLSDDDRHRVVALIADFRMEMNKRAIGPRGRQVLDHLMPHLLSNVCSRADAPIPLSRLTPLLTGIITRTTYLELLSEFPGALKHLISLCAASPMVASKLARYPLLLDELLDPNTLYQPTAMDAYRDELRQYLLRVPEEDEEQQLEALRQFKQAQMLRVAAADIAGTLPVMKVSDHLTWLAEAIIDAVVQQAWGQMVVRYGQPKHLADREGRGFAVVGYGKLGGWELGYSSDLDLIFLHDCPVDVMTDGEREIDGRQFYLRLAQRIMHLFSTRTSSGILYEVDARLRPSGAAGMLVTSTESFADYQQNEAWTWEHQALVRARVVYGDPQLKTQFDAIRRDVLTATREGEKLQTDVREMREKMRAHLGNKHRDRFDIKADEGGITDIEFITQYLVLRHAHDKPKLTRWSDNVRILELLAQNDIMDEQEAQALTHAYTTLRDELHHLALQEQPGHVAPECFNIERERVRTSWQKWLVEPCVSKQV
- a CDS encoding inorganic triphosphatase encodes the protein MAQEIELKFIVEKGSVDALRTHLNQLNAEHHEPVQLLNIYYETADNWLRSHDMGLRIRGANGRYEMTMKIAGRVVGGLHQRPEYNIDIEKPELELSRLPADVWPNGELPDGLSDQVQPLFSTDFWREKWLVNEGKSRIEIALDLGEVKAGEFQEPICELELELLEGNADDVLKLARKLVGQSGLRQGSLSKAARGYHLAAGNAPRQVKATTLLHVAPKSSVEQGLEASLELALSQWQYHEELWVRGVSEAKKHVIAAMGLVRSTLTLFGGVVPRKASAHLRDFLTQTETLMATDVSAETAVYSPQTAAAKLALTEFLVTRGWQRFLDDKTQKKIADSFKRFADTHLSRSNSELKTIFDRPLGDQYSDQLVRLNRDIDSVLLLAGSYDGPKAQAWLENWQGLRHAIETRQRIEIEHFRNEAISQEPFWLHSGKR
- a CDS encoding TIGR04211 family SH3 domain-containing protein, translated to MLKLRLIGLTLLAFSAATAVHAEEKRYVSDELNTWVRSGPGDNYRLVGTVNAGEEVVLLQTNQDSNYGQVRDSTGRTSWIPLKQLSNVPSLRTRVPDLENQVKTLTDKLTNIDTTWNQRTAEMQQKVAQSDSVINGLKEENQKLKNELIVAQKKVSAANLQLDDKQRTIIMQWFMYGGGVLGVGLFLGLVLPHLIPSRKRKDRWMN
- a CDS encoding multifunctional CCA addition/repair protein, translating into MKIYLVGGAVRDALLGLPVKDKDWVVVGATPEEMLNAGYQQVGRDFPVFLHPKSREEYALARTERKAGFGYTGFTCYAAPDVTLEQDLLRRDLTINALAQDDDGQIVDAYGGQADLQNRILRHVSPAFSEDPLRVLRVARFAARYAHLSFRIADETMALMTAMTDAGELEHLTPERVWKETENALTTRNPQVFFQVLRDCGALKVLFPEIDALFGVPAPAKWHPEIDTGIHTLMTLSMAAMLSPEVDVRFATLCHDLGKGLTPKALWPRHHGHGPAGVKLVENICLRLRVPNEIRDLAKLVAEFHDLIHTFPILKPATIVKLFDSIDAWRKPQRVEQIALTSEADVRGRTGFEACDYPQGRLLREAWEIAKAVPTKAVVEAGFKGPAIRDELTKRRIQAVTDWKETRCPQPKD
- the bacA gene encoding undecaprenyl-diphosphate phosphatase; translation: MSDIHSLLVAAILGVVEGLTEFLPVSSTGHMIIVGHLLGFEGETAKTFEVVIQLGSILAVVVMFWRRLFGLIGIHFGRPPQHEGEGKGRLTLIHILLGMVPAVVLGLIFHDTIKSLFNPINVMYALVVGGVLLIAAELLKPKEPKAPGLDDMTYRQAFMIGCFQCLALWPGFSRSGATISGGMLMGVSRYAASEFSFLLAVPMMMGATALDLYKSYHFLTAGDIPMFAVGFVTAFLVALVAIKTFLQIIKRISFIPFAIYRFIVAAAVYVVFF
- the folB gene encoding bifunctional dihydroneopterin aldolase/7,8-dihydroneopterin epimerase, producing MDIVFIEQLSVITTIGVYDWEQTIEQKLVFDIEMGWDNRLAAKSDDVKDCLSYADISETVVKHVEGQRFALVERVAEEVADLLLSRFNSPWVRIKLSKPGAVARAANVGVIIERGTNLKAKI
- the plsY gene encoding glycerol-3-phosphate 1-O-acyltransferase PlsY, with the protein product MSAIAPGMIFLAYLCGSISSAILVCRIAGLPDPRVSGSGNPGATNVLRIGGKGAAVAVLIFDVLKGMLPVWGAYALGVTPFWLGLIAIAACLGHIWPVFFGFKGGKGVATAFGAIAPIGWDLTGVMAGTWLLSVLLSGYSSLGAIVSALIAPFYVWWFKPQFTFPVSMLSCLILLRHHDNIQRLWRRQETKIWTKLKRKKKDPE